The DNA segment GGCCAGGTTCCTGAGGGAGGTGCTCTGGGTATGATAAAGGGTTAAGTGCCCCCATGAGAATACCTTGGTGTTCTGGCTTCATAAACGGATATACTAAGTGCCACCATAAAGTCACACACCAGTACTGTAAGAGGAATTATATCTGAGAGAATGCATGCATCTATATTAGATTCCAAAACTGGAGTGAAACGTACCAAGTTCATATAGGTGGCCATCCACGTtgttaaacagaataaaatgaaagttcACTTTGTCATCTACCTGCAGAGGGTcaagatattttttcaaaaatgagtattttttattgtattataaactgcatttaaaaataaagctgaaagaaaaatattaagatataATGACATAAcgttatgtaagtttaaggtctATAACCTGTTGATCTGATACACATATTTTGCAATGATTATTTTATAAGCAGAacttaatttgttaaaaataaattctctaaGTAGAATATGCTTGAACCAACCTGcctacatattattttaaatgattatagctaatatttatttcttatatactAGGTACTATTCTAAGACCATTAAAGTAGATATACTGTAACTCTCAGAACTCTAAGACTTGCTTTTTACTGAggaggaaattaaggctcaggGAGGATAAGTACTTCACCCAAGGTCAAGACTAGAATGTGACAGAATCAACTGCAGTTATACAGACACTATCACTGACTTAAATCTAATCAACAGTTGACTTGAAGGCTGTGTTCAGATTAATGGTACATTTAAGTCATCTAGAAACTTTTAGTCCTTGTTGGTCCAGCTTGCTCTCCAACAGACTGTGAGAAGAGTATGTGAAATGTTCAGTTATTAAGAGGGGTGCTACTCACTCTATTAGACCCATTTGGATCTATATAAAACACTATCAGCCTGAATTTACTCAAGACTGTGTCAACTGCCAATTAGGTATTTTGAAGAGCCATTTTTATGAACAGGTCTGGTCAAGGCATTATTCTGGTAGAATTTCCTGGCATTCATCAGCCTTGGGTGGAAACATGTGCTGTGTTCCAGCAAGAGGTTCTTGCACATATTTCTGGGGAAACATAGGTGACACCTGGACAGCCTGGCTCTAACTTGTATTTACCCGACATTGGCCTTCCTGTGCCACGGCATCATGGGCTGCCTGGATGGCCTGCAGAAAACAGAGAATTGTTATAGCATGAAAACCTCCAAAGTTATTGAAAATCGATGCTCTAGAAGTTCTCTTCCTACCTCAttcttttcaaagcattttgCTCTGTCTTCAGGGGACAACTTCTCTGTTTCAGAAAGAAACTGTTTCAGAACTGACccatcctcttaaaaaaaaaaaaaaaaaaagagagagagagaaaaggaaaaaaaaaaagcgcatgTTAGTACTGGTATAATGCAAATGGCTGCACATTTATTGCTGACTTAAGCCACTGTATAGTCTGTCACGTTTGGCAACCTGACTTTTTACCATGGCCTCTGAGGACGTGGATGAGTGGTGCTTCTTCCCCAGCCTCTTTTTCCAACCACTCCCCTCTCACTGCATTCAAGTCAGAGAACTCTCAGTTCCTCCAGCATGCCAAGCTCTTCCTCACATCCTCCCTGTCTCCCGACCCCTCCACCTTCCACCTCACCCTCACCTCTCAGGTCTCTTACCACCTCTGTTACAGCATTGATCCACTGGTAACATGTATCTGTGAGACTTTCAGTGCCATAAAGGCAGGAACGGTCTTGTCTACTGCTCTTATCTACAGCACTTAGCAATGCACAATTAATGTTTATTGCATACATGATGTAACAATAACATTCTAATCTATCAATATCAACAGTTCTCAAAACAAGACTTTCATTTCAGAGCAGAAAATGCAATCTTAGTAATATGGTTATCCAGAGAGACATCAACCTACAGATCTTAAATAGAAATACAAAGACCCTAACAGTCTGGCCTAGAGACAGCTAAGGAGCTGATGGTTGGCATAAGCATTTTGTCATTGCTCAGTGTGGATGAGTCTAGGACGCAAGAGCAACCTGTATTTCAAAAGACCTCAATTTGAACTTTTAGCTCTAAACTTAAACAAATTTGTTAAATGGGGACCATTTAAAGATTGGAAATTATAGGAATCCTCTCAACTTGATGAGGAGGGCTGTGACTCAGATTAAGCCGAAGGCACCGTCATGACCATGTTTATGCAAGAGTTACAGTATCTGTGACCTCAGGAACACAGTATTCTAAAAGAAATGATACTTACTgcataagaaataaaaaggatcaaacTATGACTTTTTAATGACTCACTCAAGTCAATATTTGACAAAGCAACTTCTAGAAGATCTGGACCTTTGTGGCCagacaagcctttttttttttttttttttttttttttttttttttttttaaatttcagaagtaTACCAGGAGTAGAATCTTGGCCACAATTCccttgtttaaattaaaaaaaaaaaaaaaaaagtatttgaccTGCTACAAGCAACAGCATGGACTGTTAGTTGAACTTATTCAATTCTCAGCCACCCCCATCCATTGTCTAAACCAGGAATTGGCAGACTACTGCCACCTAAtaaggttttattggaacacagccacatccacTGCTCTACATCTTGTCTATGGCTGCTCTTGCACTACAAGGGCAGAGATTATAtggccctcaaagcctaaaaGATTTACCCTCTGGTCTTTtaagaaagtttgctgacccctggccaAAATCATACACAATGCCTTGTATTTTAACATATTTCAATGCAGTTACTTGCGCTTCTGACAAGTTAAGGGTTGAGACTCATCTCTTCTCTACCCTCCATGGCATCCACTGGAGGCGAGCTACAATTCCTGACCAAGCTTTGTTCACAGATGGATCTCTCAAGGTGCAAGCCTGCGGTTCTGCCTCCGTGTGGGACCTGTGTCCTGCTGCTTTACGCTGTTTTAGTTCCCCTGTTGCTTATGAGACACAGCACCATTAAAGAAAGGTCCTAAAGTTTGGCATTTTATGCCTTAACAACATCTCTAATTCTTTAGAATTGTCAAGACTATAGCAGGAGGATCTGCACATGAAGAGCCCAGGCGGAGAGGCAAGTACAAAACTGCACTGTCACCCGCCCTGCCTCTCCAGGCGGAGGACACCACACTATGCTTCTTGGATGCGCTTCCCTTCCTCAAAAGGGAGGAACAGTGAGAATTCACCCACTGATTCTATCTGCATAAGtagattttcaaaaaaatttaaggcAATGGCTTTGCCAAACAGAGGCTTGGGGGTGTTGGAAAGAAGCATTACAGTTAATTAAAGGTCAACCAGAGGATGACTGGCCTCAAAACCCACTCACCAAACTCCAGTTTGTCCTGATTATTGGCCACTGCATGAATGAGTCCAATGGTTCCACAGGAGTTGCCAATGGTCTGCTTCATGAAGTACACCTTAGGACTTACTTCTTGTCCCTTCAGCTCTTCAATCTGTTTTTTCCTGAAGTTCTCATGCTGTGAGtgcaaaaaaacatttttacatctcaaaatgaaaatgcaaagaacAGACAGCAGCACAGTGAGTTCTAGTACCTAAATGGAAACAGAAGTGGGATATGTGACCAGGAGCCTTGGTTCTAGGTGCTGGCTGGCGTCCAGAGAATGGCCCGTCTGCCAGCCACGCCCACGCCAGCCCGTGGGGTTCTGAGAGGTTCCGACACTCCACCCTAATGCTGCAGTGCGGTAGCGGCTTTGGATATTGCCCAAGCCTTTGTCTAGACACCACTGCAACcttttaacttgaaatggatgGCATGCTGAAGTCAGAAAAACAGACAAGTtcgttattttcttcctttaacaCTAACGACTTTCACACAGGCATCCCAATCAAGCGCTGGTCAGCTGAATGCCCAAGAACACCAGCTAGTTTATACCTCACTATTCTTTGAAGTTCTATTCTCCCCAAATACATGTCtcttcaaaaacaaaagacaaaacttaACTAAAGAAAGGAGCAATTTAAAGAAATTAACTATTCCCTCATCCTTTTTTAGGAAGGAAAGACAACTGGTCTGGGGTGCTGGGCTGTGATTTCACAAAACCTTCTCATCCTACAAAAGGAAGATGTAACTCTTGTTTGTCCTTGACAACTATACAATTTGAGGAGACTAATTTCCTCAAAGCATTATCTCTTTGTACAGTAATATAGGGGGCTTGTCTGGCTCTTTCACTAACAAGTTCTAAAGATCTTAAAGGTATGACTGCTCAGTTAAAAGCAGGGTGCTGATGCTACAGAAACACTAATTTCTTACTACTGGTATAAACCGTACGGAACCCTAGAAGTACATATATTTCTAATTCTAGCAGCCTTGCATTACTGTACACGGAACTGAAGTAAGCCTTGTCTGTGGTACCATCAGAGGAATAAGCTCTCTTGTCCCACAAGATCAACTTAAACTCCAACTAGTAGGAAGTTCTAGCATCATGTATCTACCTACTGGATCCTTGAATTGAGCTACTCATTGACTGTTAGGATTTTCACTTTTCTaaaaaggtttaattttttttgtaatggGATAGCATCATCCTTTAGGGTCGTTTGAGCCCTTGCATGCAGacatttctgtaaatatttcatgatCCCTTAAAATGTGTTAATAGTCCATTTAGGATTTTGTAATAttcttagacaaaatgagatgctTTCTAAATTAACATTAGATTGTTCGGAAGTCAACCTATAAACCTCGACTCTCCTTTGAATTTGCTTCAGGATTTAGCCCAATAGGTGTTTTGTGCCACATAACAGGCATTCCGTAAATCTGACAGAACTGGAGCAAAAAGACAAAGTATCGAGCTCTTTCAAACATAAAACGTTCTATCCAGAATGTTCTACTAACCAAGATCTGCTTGATCCAGCAAAATGAGAGCAGTGGGCTTCTGCAAGACAAACACGCCGCACC comes from the Kogia breviceps isolate mKogBre1 chromosome 6, mKogBre1 haplotype 1, whole genome shotgun sequence genome and includes:
- the UCHL1 gene encoding ubiquitin carboxyl-terminal hydrolase isozyme L1, with protein sequence MQLKPMEINPEMLNKVLARLGVAGQWRFEDVLGLEEESLGSVPAPACALLLLFPLTAQHENFRKKQIEELKGQEVSPKVYFMKQTIGNSCGTIGLIHAVANNQDKLEFEDGSVLKQFLSETEKLSPEDRAKCFEKNEAIQAAHDAVAQEGQCRVDDKVNFHFILFNNVDGHLYELDGRMPFPVNHGTSSEGSLLQDAAKVCREFTEREQGEVRFSAVALCKAA